A stretch of the Vagococcus xieshaowenii genome encodes the following:
- the mglC gene encoding galactose/methyl galactoside ABC transporter permease MglC — protein MENQILTKQDREKVISRAKFAKSFILVGAVITILSVILWYTLDPAIFYDMALYIGLVGVGALIYGIKQLLSRKSKDKPVIISQETIRTFILNNAILLALLILVLVIMAIQPRFMQLGVLLDILTMSSTKVIVALGICFTLLIAGTDLSAGRMVGLAAVVSTSMLQNPDYTNKFFPDLPVLPIVLPIILAIIACGIFGVLNGFLVAKFEMHPFIATLATQVIVYGITSLYFDMEPNKSQPIGGIREDFVALGQTKILQIGGFPGISILVPIAIGFILLIWFILNKTVFGKNVYAIGGNREAAIVSGVNVFKTIMGIFMLASVLYGVGGVLEAARTAGATNNYGNGYELDAIAACVVGGVSLNGGVGKVGGIVSGVLIFTVIQYGLQFIAVSPMWQQVIKGIIIAVAVAIDLTKYRKK, from the coding sequence ATGGAAAATCAGATTTTAACTAAGCAAGACCGAGAAAAAGTGATTTCGCGTGCTAAATTTGCAAAATCATTTATCTTAGTTGGTGCTGTTATTACCATTTTGTCGGTAATTTTATGGTATACATTAGATCCGGCAATTTTTTATGATATGGCATTATATATTGGATTGGTCGGTGTTGGGGCACTTATTTATGGGATTAAACAATTACTATCTAGAAAAAGTAAAGATAAACCAGTAATTATTTCTCAAGAAACAATAAGAACGTTTATCTTAAATAATGCTATTTTACTAGCTCTATTAATTTTGGTACTCGTTATTATGGCTATTCAACCAAGATTTATGCAGTTAGGTGTATTACTTGATATATTGACGATGTCTTCGACAAAAGTTATTGTAGCTTTAGGTATTTGTTTTACGCTTTTAATTGCAGGAACAGACCTTTCAGCAGGGAGAATGGTCGGATTAGCTGCCGTAGTGTCTACTTCAATGCTACAAAATCCGGATTACACCAATAAATTTTTCCCAGATTTACCAGTCTTACCGATTGTTTTACCAATTATTTTAGCTATTATAGCCTGCGGAATATTTGGGGTTTTAAATGGGTTTTTAGTCGCTAAATTTGAAATGCATCCATTTATTGCGACATTAGCGACACAAGTAATTGTTTATGGAATTACGTCTTTATATTTTGACATGGAGCCTAATAAATCTCAGCCCATTGGTGGTATTCGTGAAGATTTTGTTGCACTAGGTCAAACAAAAATTCTTCAAATTGGTGGTTTCCCAGGGATTTCAATCTTAGTCCCAATAGCCATTGGATTTATTCTATTGATTTGGTTTATTTTAAATAAGACAGTTTTCGGAAAAAATGTTTATGCCATTGGTGGAAATCGTGAAGCGGCGATTGTCTCTGGAGTTAACGTCTTTAAAACAATCATGGGTATTTTTATGCTAGCATCTGTTCTTTACGGAGTAGGTGGTGTTTTAGAAGCTGCACGTACAGCTGGTGCGACAAACAACTATGGTAATGGTTATGAGTTAGATGCAATTGCTGCTTGTGTGGTTGGTGGCGTATCGCTTAATGGTGGTGTTGGTAAAGTTGGCGGTATTGTGAGTGGGGTGTTAATCTTCACTGTTATTCAGTACGGTTTACAATTTATTGCCGTTAGTCCAATGTGGCAACAAGTTATTAAAGGGATCATTATTGCAGTAGCGGTTGCAATTGATTTGACAAAATATCGTAAAAAATAA
- a CDS encoding galactose ABC transporter substrate-binding protein, which translates to MKQHKMLTSALIVTGVLGGLVGCGARESSSSESGDAGKGSEIMVGSAIYKFDDTFMTGVRTAMSAEAENQGVTLELVDSQNKQPTQNEQVDTFITKGVNALAINAVDRTAAGPIVEKAKAKELPIVFLNREPEEDIMNSYDKVWYVGAKAEQSGTLSGEIIVDYFNEHKEADKNGDGKIQYVMLQGEPGHQDATLRSEYSIKAIEDAGYEAEKLAADTAMWDKAKATDLMKSFITGQGLDKIEAIIANNDDMALGAVEALKAEGYNKGDASKYIPVVGVDATAPALQAMKDGSLLGTVLNDAENQGKATINVAKAAVEGKEVNEEAIGYPVTDDKYVWIDYVKVTVDNYEEYMK; encoded by the coding sequence ATGAAACAACACAAAATGCTAACTAGTGCGTTAATCGTAACAGGAGTTTTAGGAGGTCTTGTAGGATGTGGAGCCAGAGAAAGTAGTAGCTCAGAGAGTGGAGATGCTGGCAAAGGCTCTGAAATCATGGTTGGATCGGCAATCTATAAGTTTGACGATACCTTTATGACAGGTGTTAGAACTGCAATGTCTGCAGAAGCAGAAAATCAAGGTGTTACATTAGAATTAGTGGACTCACAAAATAAACAACCAACACAAAATGAACAAGTCGATACTTTCATTACAAAAGGGGTAAACGCATTAGCTATTAATGCTGTAGATAGAACAGCAGCAGGTCCCATCGTAGAAAAAGCTAAAGCTAAAGAGTTACCAATTGTGTTTTTAAATCGTGAACCGGAAGAAGATATCATGAATTCTTATGACAAAGTATGGTATGTAGGAGCAAAAGCTGAACAATCAGGAACTCTGTCAGGAGAAATTATTGTTGACTACTTCAATGAGCATAAAGAGGCTGATAAAAATGGCGATGGTAAAATCCAATATGTTATGTTACAAGGTGAGCCAGGCCATCAAGATGCAACATTGAGAAGTGAATATTCTATCAAAGCAATTGAAGATGCAGGATATGAAGCAGAAAAATTAGCAGCAGATACCGCAATGTGGGATAAAGCAAAAGCAACTGACTTAATGAAATCTTTCATTACTGGTCAAGGTTTAGACAAAATTGAAGCAATCATTGCCAATAATGATGATATGGCGTTAGGCGCTGTAGAAGCACTAAAAGCTGAAGGTTACAATAAAGGCGATGCTTCAAAATACATTCCAGTAGTAGGGGTTGATGCAACCGCACCAGCGTTACAAGCAATGAAAGATGGTTCGTTATTAGGGACTGTATTAAATGATGCTGAAAATCAAGGTAAAGCAACAATTAACGTAGCAAAAGCTGCAGTTGAGGGTAAAGAAGTAAATGAAGAAGCAATTGGCTATCCTGTTACAGATGATAAATATGTTTGGATTGATTACGTTAAAGTAACAGTTGATAATTACGAAGAATATATGAAATAA
- a CDS encoding galactose ABC transporter substrate-binding protein: protein MKKKLLGYFLAIFIIFIVLAGWLYHLSNEAKNRNKTLKIGILLYRQDDNFISSMRQSMEEEIDKLMEEDSDVTYDFQFFDSKNSQLYQNDIIDSLISDKYDALCINLVDRTAASLIIDRAKSADIPIVFFNREPVNEDLTRWDKLYYVGSDPKKAGMMQGELVLNFNHHYPSRLDKNHDGIIQYCLLEGEVLHQDAILRTKYALQTISKELSLENITREMADWSYNSSYIKMLEVARKRLNIELIISNNDAMALGARKALVDSYYVEEDLPYIVGIDGIEEALQLSNESILYDTIINDQISQSKKIISLARRLASDTIINHKKDRYYLVPYKNTKKKL from the coding sequence ATGAAAAAAAAATTACTTGGTTATTTCCTAGCCATATTTATTATTTTTATAGTACTTGCTGGATGGTTATATCACTTATCAAATGAAGCAAAGAACCGTAACAAAACATTAAAAATCGGGATATTATTATATAGGCAGGATGATAATTTTATTAGTAGTATGAGACAATCAATGGAAGAAGAGATTGATAAATTGATGGAAGAGGACTCTGACGTTACGTATGATTTTCAATTTTTTGATTCTAAAAATAGCCAATTGTATCAAAATGATATAATCGATTCATTAATTTCAGATAAATACGATGCTTTATGTATTAATTTAGTAGACAGGACAGCTGCCTCCCTAATTATTGATCGGGCGAAATCAGCGGATATTCCAATAGTTTTTTTTAATAGAGAGCCAGTGAATGAAGATCTTACGAGATGGGATAAACTTTACTATGTAGGTTCAGATCCAAAGAAAGCAGGCATGATGCAAGGAGAATTGGTACTTAACTTTAATCATCATTATCCGTCACGTCTTGATAAAAATCACGATGGGATTATCCAATATTGCCTTTTAGAAGGAGAAGTGCTTCATCAAGACGCTATTTTACGAACGAAGTATGCGCTACAAACTATATCTAAGGAGTTATCGTTAGAAAATATCACACGAGAAATGGCTGATTGGTCATATAATAGTTCTTATATAAAAATGTTAGAAGTAGCAAGAAAACGCCTTAATATTGAACTGATTATATCTAATAATGATGCCATGGCACTGGGTGCAAGAAAAGCACTAGTGGATAGTTATTATGTAGAAGAAGATCTACCTTACATAGTCGGAATTGATGGAATAGAAGAAGCCTTACAACTTAGTAATGAATCAATCTTGTATGATACAATCATTAATGATCAAATATCTCAGTCAAAAAAAATCATTTCATTAGCACGTCGACTTGCATCAGATACTATTATTAATCATAAAAAAGATAGGTATTACTTAGTGCCATATAAAAATACAAAGAAAAAACTCTGA
- a CDS encoding sugar ABC transporter ATP-binding protein yields the protein MSEYLLEMNQITKEFPGVKALDNVTLKVKAGSVHALMGENGAGKSTLMKCLFGIYHEDAGEIKIEGKTQKIMSSKQALDLGISMIHQELHPIRFRPVMENIWLGRFPKKGIAIDHKEMARRTEELFKDVDLNIHPETLAGDLSPSSLQLVEIAKAVSYNSKIIIMDEPTSSLTENETKHLFEIIKRLQAKGCAIIYISHKMEEILKISDEVTIMRDGNKIGTWDAKELTTDLIINKMVGRDMTNLFPERHSIPQSENIIEVKDFTASDKKSFKDINFELKRGEILGIGGLVGAQRTELVEAIFGLRSIESGIIVKDGKEINISTPRDAIKHKFALLTEERRATGIFGILSVLDNTVIVDQKKYANNGVLNESKRFNAASKTNEELRTKTPNLDELIQNLSGGNQQKVLLARWLLTEPDVLILDEPTRGIDVGAKYEIYTIMQKLVEQGKSIIMISSEMPELLGMSDRVMVMAEGRVKGILNAEEADSVAVMNLATKFED from the coding sequence ATGTCTGAATATTTGTTAGAAATGAATCAGATTACAAAAGAATTCCCAGGAGTTAAGGCATTAGACAATGTGACACTAAAAGTTAAAGCTGGTAGTGTGCATGCACTTATGGGAGAAAATGGTGCAGGTAAATCCACCTTGATGAAATGCTTGTTTGGTATTTATCATGAGGATGCGGGTGAAATCAAAATAGAAGGCAAGACACAAAAGATTATGTCTTCAAAGCAAGCCCTTGATTTAGGTATTTCAATGATTCATCAAGAATTGCATCCTATTCGTTTCAGACCTGTAATGGAAAACATTTGGTTAGGGCGTTTTCCTAAAAAAGGAATCGCTATCGATCATAAAGAAATGGCAAGAAGAACGGAAGAATTATTTAAAGATGTTGATCTAAATATCCATCCGGAAACGTTAGCAGGAGATTTATCACCGTCTAGTTTACAACTAGTTGAAATTGCTAAAGCGGTTAGTTACAATTCAAAAATCATTATTATGGACGAACCAACGTCGTCGCTAACAGAGAATGAAACCAAGCATTTATTTGAAATTATCAAACGTTTACAAGCAAAAGGATGTGCTATCATTTATATTTCTCATAAAATGGAAGAGATTTTGAAGATATCAGATGAAGTAACCATTATGAGAGATGGCAACAAAATAGGAACTTGGGATGCTAAAGAGTTAACTACAGATTTAATCATTAATAAAATGGTGGGAAGAGATATGACGAATCTATTTCCTGAAAGACATTCCATCCCACAATCTGAAAATATTATTGAAGTGAAAGATTTTACTGCAAGTGATAAAAAATCATTTAAAGATATCAATTTTGAATTAAAACGTGGAGAAATTTTAGGAATAGGTGGACTCGTTGGGGCACAACGGACGGAGTTAGTGGAAGCAATATTTGGACTACGTTCAATTGAAAGTGGAATCATAGTTAAAGATGGTAAGGAAATCAATATTTCAACGCCACGAGATGCTATCAAACATAAATTTGCTTTGCTAACCGAAGAACGTCGAGCAACCGGTATTTTTGGTATCTTATCAGTTCTAGATAATACAGTGATTGTTGATCAAAAAAAATACGCAAATAACGGTGTATTAAATGAATCTAAACGATTCAATGCAGCGAGTAAAACAAATGAGGAATTACGAACAAAAACGCCAAATCTGGATGAGTTGATTCAAAATTTATCTGGAGGGAATCAGCAGAAAGTATTGTTGGCTAGATGGTTATTAACTGAACCAGATGTCTTGATTCTTGACGAACCTACTCGTGGGATAGATGTTGGGGCGAAATATGAAATTTATACAATTATGCAAAAATTGGTTGAACAAGGAAAATCTATCATTATGATTTCTTCTGAGATGCCTGAATTATTAGGAATGTCGGATAGAGTAATGGTAATGGCTGAAGGTCGCGTGAAAGGTATTTTAAATGCAGAAGAGGCCGATTCAGTAGCTGTTATGAATTTAGCAACTAAATTTGAAGATTAA
- a CDS encoding ABC transporter ATP-binding protein, translating into MSEHQSEWTKSMSTKEQIHVVKRMIGYTKPYWHLFIPSIILSLVLAAVNMVLPRIIQQFIDNYLELGNTSLNIFFFFAMLYFATVIVKAIIWFFQYSLYLKGSVKTSQSIRLALYNKVQSLGMRYFDQTPAGSIVSRVTNDTETLVDFWFVFQSVLTGVFGMITGVIAMWLLSPALTLKIIWFIPLLLIIVWYYQKFSSRVYRQMREKLSQLNTKLNESISGMSIIQQFRQEKRLEEEFEAINDDYLQTKTSMIRTNSLLLAPVINLLVATSTALVLYYFGNLSLNRLIDIGMIYAFITYVQTFFQPMINMMDYLSVFQDGIVASSRILKIMDHDEVAPQQNEQADAKIVEGKVEFRNVSFAYDGEHQVLKNISFVANPGETVALVGHTGSGKSSIINVLMRFYEFYDGEILIDDRDIRDFPMEELRDKLGLVLQEAFMFYGDIKSNIRLLDQSITDEEIIEAAKFVQADKFIESLPDGYDSKVIERGASYSSGQRQLLSFARTIVADPKILVLDEATANIDTETEGLIQEGLKRMRKGRTTIAIAHRLSTIKDANLILVLDKGRIVEQGTHDELIAHGGLYFDMYQLQQKGE; encoded by the coding sequence ATGTCTGAACATCAATCAGAGTGGACAAAATCCATGTCAACAAAGGAACAAATCCATGTAGTTAAACGTATGATTGGCTATACTAAGCCATATTGGCATTTGTTTATTCCTTCTATTATTTTGTCGTTAGTTTTAGCGGCAGTTAATATGGTTTTACCAAGAATTATCCAACAATTTATCGACAATTATTTAGAGTTAGGAAATACTTCGTTAAATATCTTTTTCTTTTTTGCTATGCTTTATTTTGCCACAGTTATAGTAAAGGCAATTATTTGGTTTTTCCAATATAGTTTATACTTAAAAGGTTCGGTTAAAACATCGCAAAGTATTCGTTTGGCACTCTATAATAAAGTTCAATCACTAGGTATGCGTTATTTTGATCAAACACCTGCAGGCTCAATTGTCTCACGAGTAACAAATGATACAGAAACGTTAGTAGATTTCTGGTTTGTTTTTCAGAGTGTTTTAACGGGTGTCTTTGGCATGATTACCGGTGTAATTGCAATGTGGTTATTAAGTCCTGCTTTAACACTTAAAATCATTTGGTTTATTCCATTATTATTAATTATTGTCTGGTATTACCAAAAATTTAGTTCACGTGTCTATCGTCAAATGCGTGAAAAGCTTAGCCAATTAAATACAAAATTAAATGAATCGATTTCCGGCATGTCTATTATCCAGCAATTTAGGCAAGAAAAACGTTTAGAAGAAGAGTTTGAAGCGATTAACGATGATTATTTACAAACAAAAACGTCAATGATACGCACTAATTCGCTCTTACTAGCACCAGTTATCAATTTATTAGTCGCTACTTCGACTGCTCTAGTTCTGTATTATTTTGGTAATTTATCGTTAAATCGTTTAATAGATATTGGAATGATTTATGCGTTTATTACATATGTTCAAACATTTTTCCAACCGATGATTAACATGATGGACTATTTGAGTGTTTTTCAAGACGGGATAGTAGCAAGTAGTCGTATTTTGAAAATTATGGATCATGATGAAGTGGCACCTCAACAAAACGAACAGGCCGATGCGAAAATTGTTGAAGGGAAAGTTGAATTTCGTAATGTTAGTTTTGCATATGATGGCGAGCATCAAGTGCTGAAAAACATTAGTTTTGTCGCAAACCCTGGTGAAACAGTCGCGCTAGTTGGTCATACTGGGAGTGGGAAAAGTTCTATCATTAACGTTTTAATGCGATTTTATGAATTCTATGATGGAGAAATATTAATTGATGATCGTGATATTCGTGATTTCCCTATGGAAGAATTACGTGATAAATTGGGCTTAGTTTTACAAGAAGCCTTTATGTTTTATGGGGATATTAAAAGTAATATTCGATTACTAGATCAATCCATTACAGATGAAGAAATTATCGAAGCAGCTAAATTTGTTCAGGCAGATAAATTTATTGAATCACTACCAGATGGTTATGATTCAAAAGTTATTGAACGTGGTGCAAGCTATTCAAGTGGTCAACGTCAGTTACTTTCTTTTGCAAGAACAATCGTGGCGGATCCTAAAATATTAGTACTTGATGAAGCGACAGCCAATATTGATACAGAAACAGAAGGCTTGATTCAAGAAGGTTTAAAACGCATGCGAAAAGGACGTACAACGATTGCCATTGCCCATCGTCTATCAACAATTAAAGATGCAAATTTGATCTTAGTCTTGGATAAAGGACGTATTGTTGAGCAAGGGACGCATGATGAGTTGATTGCTCATGGTGGTTTATATTTTGACATGTATCAGCTGCAACAAAAGGGTGAATAG
- a CDS encoding response regulator transcription factor gives MSYKYSILLVDDEQEIRDGMSRQIPWNQCGFELLTTAENGLEALELVERLKPDVIITDIKMPFMSGLEFINKASQISPLTKFIVCSGFDDFEYAQQAISLSVFSYVLKPISSNEFVNVLVNLKQKMDSEWKEKKESLSLKNQLASSESIIYDNFLISCMQGAIEENQMATFSKLIGFNQEQSYCVFSLRVDKSNHLLSKTEIKSNHQDLLVYAIKNIFDEWLIQRYSIHSLLIGKDLFYIIEIEDEQEINQLMIDLNALCKQSTKLSDAYVFGGVSFLTNRLSKLSQATHQAITAVQYSTMLDLENNFVTFMGDVKDRLDISYLSIEEDSKLITLIKKGTAIEIETIIHDIFNEIEEKKFSIKSYHLYIIDIFNSIIKTANLYKIKNDELFGDTVPNITEILSKHPKHIIESWLIGLCKNINEMILHNNEKTRKNIIDDSLDYINREFDNPDLTVELISKKLYLSSTYFSTLFKREMGQSFISYLTEIRLSKARYYLEKTNDKNYIIAEKIGYSDPNYFGYVFKKKYGISPKQYRQTLTTNRMMLTNEKNVK, from the coding sequence ATGTCTTATAAATATTCCATATTATTAGTAGATGATGAACAAGAAATTCGTGATGGAATGTCTCGACAAATCCCCTGGAATCAGTGTGGTTTTGAATTGTTAACAACAGCAGAAAATGGATTGGAAGCATTAGAATTAGTTGAACGTTTAAAACCAGACGTCATTATAACAGATATAAAAATGCCGTTTATGTCTGGGCTAGAGTTTATTAATAAAGCCAGTCAAATTTCCCCATTAACAAAGTTTATTGTATGTTCAGGATTTGATGATTTTGAATATGCTCAACAAGCTATTTCATTGAGTGTTTTTTCATATGTATTAAAGCCAATTTCTTCTAATGAATTTGTAAATGTTCTTGTCAATCTTAAACAGAAAATGGACAGTGAATGGAAAGAGAAAAAAGAAAGTCTATCATTAAAAAATCAACTAGCTTCTAGTGAATCTATTATTTACGATAATTTTCTAATTTCTTGTATGCAAGGGGCTATTGAAGAAAACCAAATGGCAACTTTTTCAAAATTGATTGGTTTTAATCAAGAGCAATCCTATTGTGTTTTTTCTTTGCGTGTGGATAAATCCAATCACTTGTTATCTAAGACTGAAATAAAGAGTAATCATCAGGATTTGCTGGTGTATGCTATTAAAAATATTTTTGATGAATGGCTGATTCAGCGTTATAGTATTCATTCTCTATTAATTGGTAAAGATTTATTTTATATCATAGAGATAGAGGATGAACAAGAAATCAATCAATTAATGATTGATTTAAATGCATTATGTAAACAGTCTACAAAGCTATCTGACGCGTATGTCTTTGGTGGCGTAAGTTTTTTAACCAATCGCTTAAGCAAGCTGTCGCAAGCTACTCACCAAGCTATTACAGCTGTTCAATATAGTACGATGTTGGATTTAGAAAATAATTTCGTTACGTTTATGGGAGATGTTAAGGATCGATTGGATATTAGCTATTTGTCGATTGAAGAAGATTCTAAATTAATAACTTTAATAAAAAAAGGCACGGCTATCGAAATAGAAACAATTATACATGATATTTTTAACGAAATTGAAGAAAAGAAATTCAGTATTAAATCGTACCACCTATATATTATCGATATTTTTAATTCTATAATAAAAACAGCTAATCTATATAAGATAAAAAATGATGAGTTATTTGGTGATACAGTTCCCAATATTACGGAGATATTAAGTAAACACCCTAAACATATCATTGAATCATGGCTCATTGGTTTGTGTAAAAACATAAATGAAATGATTCTTCACAACAATGAAAAAACACGTAAAAATATTATAGACGATTCATTAGACTATATTAATAGAGAATTTGACAATCCTGATTTAACGGTCGAATTAATTAGTAAAAAATTATATTTAAGTTCTACGTATTTTTCAACATTATTTAAAAGAGAGATGGGACAAAGTTTTATTTCCTATTTGACGGAAATACGTTTATCAAAGGCACGTTACTATTTGGAAAAAACGAACGACAAGAACTACATAATTGCTGAAAAGATTGGCTACTCCGACCCAAATTATTTTGGTTATGTTTTCAAGAAAAAATATGGTATATCACCTAAACAATATCGACAAACTTTGACAACTAACAGGATGATGCTAACTAATGAAAAAAATGTTAAATAA
- a CDS encoding sensor histidine kinase, whose amino-acid sequence MKKMLNKFYEKSTLQVIISICFTSVAVIFVLFLAIFYQNRMNKESEKSLAYTQLQVVSQVGKHLDSYFHSTMNITNTLYGETINKWDVTSDYDRIKAEFNKQKLLNQDYITSISLFDSKGELVMSTNGNKINANYDVVSQPWFYKAITSVENSHFTRPYVENLFDNQEAEFPWVFSLSQAVIYRDNHLTKQGILLINMDLSRIEQICKNVDLGNSGYLFLMDDKSEIIYHPKEKLISDARYHENLETIIHYPEGTQTETINDDERVVIKKKLGYTGWQLIGISQLPTQLPFYKNQFIWLFCGVSILLLFLINYILSKLVTKPIEQLEQSVEKIENNSGEIDFELNGTSEIRHLSTALNSMTVNLQRLMEESVENEKKKRQSEMAVLQAQINPHFLYNTLDSIVWMIESNKYSEAITMITSLAKLFRISLNKGKDIITLAQEISHVENYLKIQSIRYKDMFRYDINIESNVTEAACIKLIMQPLVENAIYHGIEPAFEECVITISVTKKDNKLSVLIKDDGVGMSEEQVDNLLNGKLPISSKGSSVGFRNVYERLKLCYGEEVEVTIESELEEGTTITINMPIYSVEELERRSQSI is encoded by the coding sequence ATGAAAAAAATGTTAAATAAATTCTATGAAAAAAGCACCTTACAAGTCATTATTTCTATTTGTTTTACAAGTGTAGCGGTTATTTTTGTGTTATTTCTTGCTATTTTTTATCAAAATAGAATGAATAAAGAAAGTGAAAAATCACTTGCCTACACACAGCTTCAGGTGGTAAGTCAAGTGGGTAAACATTTAGATAGTTATTTTCATAGTACGATGAATATTACGAACACTTTATATGGAGAAACAATTAATAAATGGGATGTAACTTCGGATTATGACAGAATTAAAGCGGAGTTTAATAAGCAAAAATTGTTGAATCAAGACTATATTACGTCTATTTCGCTCTTTGATTCTAAGGGTGAATTAGTGATGTCTACAAATGGTAATAAAATAAATGCCAATTATGACGTCGTTAGTCAACCGTGGTTTTATAAAGCGATTACGAGTGTTGAAAATAGTCACTTCACCAGACCTTATGTCGAAAACCTGTTTGATAATCAAGAAGCTGAATTTCCTTGGGTATTTTCTTTAAGTCAAGCGGTTATTTACAGAGACAACCATTTAACGAAACAAGGTATATTGCTAATTAATATGGATTTATCACGTATCGAACAGATTTGTAAAAATGTTGATTTAGGTAATTCTGGCTATTTATTTCTCATGGATGATAAGAGTGAAATCATTTATCATCCTAAAGAAAAATTAATTAGTGATGCACGTTATCATGAAAATTTAGAAACAATTATTCATTATCCAGAAGGAACACAAACAGAAACAATAAATGATGATGAACGGGTCGTTATTAAGAAAAAATTAGGTTATACTGGTTGGCAATTAATAGGGATTTCTCAACTACCAACACAACTTCCCTTTTATAAAAATCAATTTATTTGGTTGTTTTGTGGTGTGAGTATTTTATTGTTATTCTTAATTAATTATATATTATCTAAATTAGTGACAAAGCCAATTGAACAATTAGAACAATCGGTCGAAAAAATTGAAAATAATAGCGGGGAGATTGATTTTGAATTAAATGGTACGAGTGAGATTCGGCACTTGTCAACAGCTTTGAATTCAATGACAGTCAACCTACAACGTTTGATGGAAGAATCTGTTGAGAACGAAAAGAAGAAACGACAGTCCGAAATGGCTGTTTTACAAGCACAAATCAATCCTCATTTTTTATATAACACATTAGATTCTATTGTTTGGATGATAGAATCAAATAAATATAGTGAGGCCATCACCATGATTACATCGTTGGCTAAGCTATTTAGAATTAGCTTAAATAAAGGGAAAGATATCATTACACTAGCTCAAGAAATATCTCACGTTGAGAATTATCTAAAAATTCAGTCGATTCGTTATAAAGACATGTTTCGTTATGATATTAATATTGAGTCTAATGTAACGGAAGCTGCTTGTATTAAGTTAATTATGCAACCTTTAGTGGAAAATGCTATCTATCATGGGATTGAACCAGCATTTGAGGAATGTGTTATTACGATTAGTGTGACAAAAAAAGATAATAAACTCTCCGTACTCATAAAGGATGATGGTGTTGGAATGAGTGAAGAGCAAGTAGATAATTTGTTGAATGGTAAGCTACCTATATCAAGTAAGGGATCCAGTGTTGGATTTCGTAATGTTTATGAAAGATTGAAGCTTTGTTATGGCGAAGAAGTAGAGGTTACTATTGAAAGCGAACTAGAAGAAGGAACTACTATTACTATTAACATGCCAATATATTCTGTTGAAGAATTGGAAAGAAGAAGCCAATCAATATAA